Proteins encoded in a region of the Niveispirillum cyanobacteriorum genome:
- a CDS encoding ABC transporter ATP-binding protein, with amino-acid sequence MAAPVISVRGLKTRFGQQVVHDGVDLDVSKGEVIGLVGGSGTGKSVLLREIVGLMVPSAGKIEVLGKDTENLSESERLSLQARWGMLFQDGALFSSLTVLENIKVPLKEHTRLPPDLIDEIARVKVAMVGLPPDAGPKYPSQLSGGMRKRAGLARALAMDPEILFLDEPTAGLDPIGAAAFDELIGSLQKSLGLTVFMVTHDLDSLYAICDRIAVLVDKKLVIGTIDELLRQEHPWIRDYFHGPRGRAASAAKGS; translated from the coding sequence ATGGCGGCGCCCGTCATCAGTGTCCGGGGTCTCAAGACGCGCTTCGGCCAGCAGGTCGTGCATGACGGTGTCGACCTGGATGTCAGCAAGGGGGAGGTGATCGGCCTTGTCGGCGGTTCCGGCACAGGCAAATCCGTACTGCTGCGGGAGATTGTAGGCCTGATGGTCCCGTCCGCCGGCAAGATCGAAGTGTTGGGCAAGGACACGGAAAATCTGTCGGAGTCCGAAAGATTATCGTTGCAGGCCCGTTGGGGCATGCTGTTCCAGGATGGCGCGCTTTTCAGCTCGCTGACCGTCCTGGAGAATATCAAGGTTCCCCTGAAGGAACATACCAGGCTGCCGCCCGACCTAATTGATGAGATCGCGCGGGTGAAGGTTGCCATGGTGGGGCTGCCGCCCGATGCCGGACCAAAATACCCGTCGCAACTTTCGGGCGGCATGCGCAAGCGTGCGGGCTTGGCCCGCGCGCTGGCCATGGACCCGGAAATCCTGTTCCTGGACGAACCGACGGCGGGCTTGGACCCAATCGGGGCGGCGGCCTTTGACGAATTGATCGGGTCCCTACAAAAGAGCCTGGGCCTGACCGTTTTCATGGTGACCCATGATCTGGACAGCCTCTATGCCATTTGTGATCGCATCGCTGTCCTGGTGGACAAGAAGCTGGTGATCGGTACGATTGACGAACTGTTGCGCCAGGAACATCCCTGGATACGCGACTATTTTCATGGGCCCCGTGGTCGGGCGGCCAGTGCGGCGAAAGGGAGTTAG